Proteins encoded within one genomic window of Zootoca vivipara chromosome 12, rZooViv1.1, whole genome shotgun sequence:
- the BAMBI gene encoding BMP and activin membrane-bound inhibitor homolog produces the protein MDRHSSFIFVWLQLELCAMAILLTKGEIRCYCDAAHCVATGYMCKSELNACFSRLLDPQNSHSPLTHGCLDSLASTPDICQAKQAQNHSGTAIPTLECCHEDMCNYRGLYDVLSPSRGEPSGQGSRYQHESSRNLITKVQELTSSKELWFRAAVIAVPIAGGLILVLLIMLALRMLRSENKRLQDQRQQMLSRLHYSFHGHHSKKGQVAKLDLECMVPVTGHENCCMTCDKMRQPDLANDKILSLVHWGMYGGHGKLEFV, from the exons ATGGATCGCCACTCCAGCTTCATCTTCGTGTGGCTGCAACTGGAGCTGTGCGCCATGGCCATCCTGCTAACGAAAG GTGAAATTAGATGCTACTGTGATGCTGCACACTGTGTTGCGACAGGCTACATGTGCAAATCTGAGCTCAACGCTTGCTTCTCTAGACTGCTTGACCCGCAGAACAGCCATTCCCCACTTACTCATGGCTGCTTGGACTCTCTTGCAAGCACACCGGACATCTGTCAAGCTAAACAGGCCCAAAACCACTCTGGCACTGCCATTCCTACGTTGGAGTGTTGTCATGAAGATATGTGCAACTACAGAGGGCTGTACGATGTTCTCTCTCCTTCCAGAGGAGAGCCTTCGG gccaagggagcagaTACCAGCACGAGAGCAGCAGAAACCTCATCACGAAGGTTCAGGAGCTGACCTCTTCCAAAGAACTGTGGTTCCGGGCAGCTGTCATTGCTGTCCCCATTGCTggtgggctgatcctggtgctcCTCATCATGCTAGCTCTCCGCATGCTCAGGAGCGAGAACAAAAGACTGCAAGACCAGCGGCAGCAGATGCTCTCTCGATTGCACTACAGCTTCCATGGGCATCATTCCAAAAAGGGACAGGTTGCCAAGCTAGACTTGGAGTGCATGGTGCCAGTCACGGGGCACGAGAACTGCTGCATGACCTGCGACAAGATGAGGCAGCCAGACCTGGCCAATGACAAAATACTCTCGCTCGTCCACTGGGGAATGTATGGCGGGCATGGAAAGCTGGAATTTGTGTGA